From the genome of Impatiens glandulifera chromosome 9, dImpGla2.1, whole genome shotgun sequence, one region includes:
- the LOC124914675 gene encoding uncharacterized protein LOC124914675, producing MANYTIDTIIAEEPTVDIQVNQETINTPLLENPKQIELEEEDRHDNGKGKHGNMITQKSEGKVLSRYLRASTGSCHDMCKHGQKHSFNEESKIPLSTIIRKRMAEIREEKKKADIIKEQKRMSLPNLENNKGIITQSSNGLAGNRRYSEIVAPIKTGIPRASSTICRPPTVRRKSDINLQKEKPAPPLPPIYRNLPNLKRQYNPIKAGIKRQDVDNSIPEMESIIDEEVPEKTLYVIETNPNGNDLNNISIESTPPNEETIVECGVDTPLIIHQSLSPSSKSKILKNKRMGKKPAPLPSPPPPPLSFSASSVISIKSDIPKLGTLRTRKSKDVGVTTGSRSESPKKLNIRRGKTVDLPSENTSPFRTRKPKEGGVSSVKRTDSPRKLNLRRGKTVDLPSETTSPFKTRKPKEGGVSSAKRSESPRKLNFRRGKIVDLPTESNSPRRLKFKLTRVPSSETRLGKNDEKKPISQKPESVKTMKSVESSHHQNTSGGGKVRARIFQSSGATVKDDISKKVNFRRGKVIDLKPISTTPKKLNFKLARVGVEIQSGKINSMKRSGSRKEGVEKTSNGSSSNPGKVVLRHRGIEEGSNRRESQSSVNNVIEETANKLVQTRKSKVKALVGAFETIISLKDKY from the coding sequence ATGGCAAACTATACCATTGATACGATAATAGCTGAGGAGCCGACAGTTGATATCCAAGTGAATCAAGAGACGATCAATACCCCCCTCTTGGAAAATCCAAAGCAGATTGAGCTTGAAGAAGAAGACAGACATGACAATGGGAAGGGCAAACATGGAAATATGATCACTCAAAAGAGCGAAGGGAAAGTTCTATCGCGCTATCTCAGGGCTTCGACTGGTTCGTGTCACGACATGTGCAAGCACGGTCAGAAGCACAGTTTCAATGAAGAATCAAAGATTCCACTATCTACAATAATTAGAAAGAGAATGGCTGAGATTCgggaagaaaagaagaaagcaGACATAATTAAAGAGCAGAAAAGGATGTCCTTACCGAATTTGGAAAACAATAAAGGAATTATTACACAATCGTCAAACGGGTTAGCTGGCAATAGAAGATACAGTGAAATCGTTGCACCTATAAAAACTGGAATTCCTCGAGCAAGTAGTACCATTTGCAGACCACCAACTGTTAGGAGGAAAAGCGATATCAATTTGCAGAAGGAAAAGCCTGCTCCTCCTCTTCCACCCATCTATAGAAACTTACCGAATCTGAAAAGGCAATACAATCCTATAAAGGCTGGAATCAAGAGACAGGATGTGGATAATAGTATTCCTGAAATGGAATCTATTattgatgaagaagttcctGAGAAGACATTATACGTCATCGAGACAAATCCAAATGGTAACGATCTAAACAACATTTCTATTGAATCAACACCACCAAATGAGGAGACTATCGTAGAATGTGGAGTTGATACTCCTCTCATTATTCATCAATCCTTGTCTCCTTCCTCCAAGAgcaaaatcttgaaaaataaaagaatgggGAAAAAGCCTGCTCCACTaccatcaccaccaccaccaccattaTCATTCTCTGCGTCATCTGTTATATCCATCAAGAGTGACATTCCCAAACTGGGCACATTGAGAACTCGAAAGTCGAAGGATGTAGGAGTTACCACCGGAAGTAGGTCAGAGTCTCCCAAGAAACTCAACATTAGGAGAGGAAAGACAGTTGATCTTCCGTCTGAAAACACTAGCCCATTTAGAACTCGAAAGCCAAAGGAAGGAGGAGTTAGCTCGGTAAAAAGAACAGACTCACCCAGGAAACTCAACTTGAGGAGAGGAAAAACAGTTGATCTTCCCTCTGAAACAACTAGCCCATTTAAAACAAGGAAGCCAAAGGAAGGAGGAGTTAGCTCGGCAAAAAGGTCAGAATCACCCAGGAAACTCAACTTCAGGAGAGGAAAAATAGTAGATCTTCCGACTGAAAGCAATAGCCCAAGAAGGCTGAAGTTTAAGCTAACAAGAGTGCCATCGTCAGAGACCAGGCTTGGAAAGAATGACGAGAAAAAACCCATCTCACAGAAACCCGAAAGTGTGAAAACCATGAAATCCGTTGAATCAAGCCATCATCAGAACACATCAGGAGGAGGAAAGGTAAGAGCTCGGATATTTCAAAGTAGTGGTGCAACAGTTAAAGATGATATATCAAAGAAGGTGAATTTCAGGAGAGGAAAGGTGATTGATTTAAAACCGATAAGCACTACTCCAAAGAAACTAAACTTCAAGCTAGCAAGAGTTGGAGTTGAAATCCAAAGTGGGAAAATAAACAGTATGAAAAGAAGTGGTTCGAGAAAAGAAGGTGTTGAGAAGACGAGTAATGGCAGCAGCAGCAATCCTGGAAAAGTTGTCCTTAGGCATCGGGGAATTGAAGAAGGAAGCAACAGGAGGGAATCTCAAAGTTCGGTTAATAACGTTATTGAAGAAACAGCTAATAAACTTGTGCAGACTAGAAAGAGCAAGGTTAAAGCTCTGGTGGGTGCTTTTGAAACCATCATCTCCTTAAAAGATAAATACTAA